The Synechococcus sp. MVIR-18-1 region AGAGGCGCAACAATTACGGTTAAGTCAACTTGAGCGATAACGCCCATAAATATTGCTGAAACAACAATCGAAAGCAAAAGAGTTGCGCAGGTGAGGAGCGAGATCGCCCGAAGAATGTGTTGCATGCGCCGCTTGCAATGCCTGCGCTCAAAGTCATCTCTTGTGGCATCCGATTCGCTGAGTCGGCGAGCTTGATCAGCAACGCGGGCGAGCCTGGCGGAAAGAACGTTGAGTAGGGCCCCGATTCCGGCGAGCAAAAACACCGGTGAAACCGAAAGCTGAATCGCCTTGGACAGGCTTTCAGGTTGCAAGGTTGTGAATTCCAAGAAGTGGAGCGTAAGTCAAATGGTGCCAGTCATCCGGTAGACAGGAGCCTCTATGGATGCGTTCTGATGTTGTGGCTCAAGCGTTGGAACTTTATTGAACGGGCTCGGTTGGAACGGGAGCTTTGGGATGCATTCGAAGCCAAGGAGGATATTGAAGCGATGGTCAATGCGCTCAAGGCCCGTATCGAAGCGATGGATACGACTGACCCTGAGCTTGGCGATCAAAACTTCCGTCTGGAGGTATGGATCACCACCATGGAACGCATTCGCAAGATTGAAGCGATGATGGCTGGAAAGCAGCGTTAGAGCATTCTCCAATCGGTGAGTCCACCTGGCTTATCGATTAGCTCAATGCCTTGGTCACTGAGGGCCTTGCGAATGCGATCGGCTTCTTGATAGTTCTTCGCTTGTTTCGCTGCTTTGCGATCGGCGATCGCCTGCTCAACCGCTTGTGCATCAACGGAACCGTCGGCTGATGGTTTGGAGTCGTTGGTTTCGCTGCGTAAACCAAGAACGGCGGCCAGTTCGCGCAACACCAGCCAGCGTGTGTGCTGTTCGCTCAGCTCGTTGGCTGGCTGGTCAGGCTGGTCGCCTCGATCTAGGCGATTAGCTAAACCGCGGAGTGGACGGGCGAGATCAAACAGCACGGCTAAGGCACCAGAGCTGTTGAGGTCATCGTCCATGGCGGCCATGAACCGTTGCTCAAGCTCTTCAAAAGGGCCGGTTGCACTCAGTCCAGCGCTAACTGCTTCCACGCTGAGGGCCGTCTGATCGCCCCATCCCAAGGCAGCAGCATGCTTTTCCCCCAATTTGAGGGCCGCATTCAATCCTTTCCACCCAGTGGTTGCTGCTTCTAGCGCCTCGGGGGTGAAGTCCAGGGGCTTGCGGTAGTGGGCCTGCAGCACAAAGAGGCGCAGAGCCATCGGGGAGAGTCCGCTTTCTAAAAGTGCGCGAATAGTGGTGAAGTTGCCGAGTGATTTGCTCATCTTTTCTCCACCCACGTTCACCATGCCGTTGTGCAGCCAAACCCGCGCTAGTTCGGTTCCATTAGCCGCTTCCGACTGGGCGATTTCATTTTCATGATGGGGGAACACCAAATCGGCTCCTCCGAGATGGATGTCGATGGTGTCGCCAAGTTCTTCACGAACCATCGCCGAACATTCGATGTGCCATCCGGGGCGTCCGTCACCCCAGGGGGATGGAAAGCTTGGCTCATCGACTTTTGCGCGTTTCCAAAGGGCGAAATCAAAGGGGTGCCGCTTGCGTGCTTCTTCTGCATCGGCGACGCGACCAGCAGCATTGTCCTGTTGATCACTGAGGTCTCGACCGCTGAGCTTCCCGTAGCCCGCGTGCTTCATCACGGCGAAGTAAACATCGCCATCTGCGGAGTAGGCCGCACCTTTGGCCTCAAGCTCTGCGATTAAGCCACGGATGCTGTCAAGACAACGGGTGGCGCGGGGCATGCGGTCAGGGCGCAAGATCCCCAGAGCATCCATGTCTTGATGGAAAGCATCGATGTTTCGTTCGCTTACCTCATCCATCGATGAGGATTCTTCAGCGGCGCGCTTGAGGATCTTGTCGTCGATGTCGGTGAAGTTTTGAACGAACGTCACCACGTAGCCGCGCCAAATCAAATAGCGACGTAAAACATCCCAGTTGATATAGCTGCGTGCATGACCGAGATGGCAGAGGTCATAGACCGTGACCCCACAGCAATAAATGCTGACCTCTCCTGGTTTAAGTGGGAGAAAGGGTTCCGTGCGGCGGGTGATGGTGTTGGTAAACCGCAGGGAAGACATCAGGCTCAAAAAGGGGAATCAAATCGCGGCTGATGCCTGCCTACGCAGATCAAAAGCCTTATTTCGATGTTAGATCCGTGCTGGCGATGCCTCTTCGTTCCTCCGGTGGCTTGGATCGTCGCCGACCGCTAGCTGAACTCAGACCACTGATCCTTAAGAGAAGTGGATTGAAGTGGATTCGTCGCTGAAGTGAGGCTTATTCGCTGCTTTTGATGTCGCTAAATCTCAATGGCTGCTCTTTTGTTTTGTTTTTGAGGTTTTCATTTCGCGTCCATCCAGTTATCACCAATGCCTGTTTCTACGACAAGTGGCACGCTTAGCTGTATGGCTTTTTCCATCGTTTGCACCACAAGTTGCTGAATGTCATTAAGTGCAGTTGGGTCAACTTCTAATACCAATTCATCATGCACTTGTAGAAGAAGTCTGGCTGGCAAATGTTTGCTTTCCAGCTCTGCTTGAAGTTGCACCATCGCCAGCTTGATGATGTCGGCACTGGAACCCTGAATGGGAGCGTTCGCCGCTGCTCGAAGTTGTTGCGCTTCCATCCCGCCGCGTCGCGCCACTTCTAAATTGATCTCGAGTGGATCCATGCCGCTGAGGCGGCCGAGCCCATTTCGGTCGAAGTGGAAAGGACGCCTGCGTCCCAAAATGGTTTCCACATAGCCCTGACTGAGGGCAAGACGTTCTTGAAGTTCAAGGAAAGCGAACACCTTGGGATAGCGCTGTTTGTATTTGCTTAAAAAGTCTTTGGCCTCGCTTTGACTTACACCTGTTTCGCGCGCAAAGCGTTGGGCACCCATGCCATAAATCACGCCGAAATTGATGGTTTTGCCTAGCCGTCGTTCGTCTGACGAGACCTCGTCTTTATCGAGAAGCAAGCGAGCGGTAAGGGCATGCACGTCGTCTCCATCGCGATAGGCCTGTTGCAGGACCTCTTCCCCGGATAGGTGCGTGAGGATGCGAAGTTCGATTTGGGAATAATCAGCGCTGAGCAATTTCCAGCCGTCTTGGGGCAGAAAGGCCTTACGAATTCTTCTGGAAAATTCGGTCCGAACAGGAATGTTCTGCAGGTTGGGATTGCTGCTGCTCAGCCGGCCAGTCGCGGTCACTGCCTGGTTGAAATCGGTGTGGACCCGTCCGGTTTCCGCTTCTACTAGTTGCGGCAAGGCATCCACATAGGTGCTCTTTAATTTGCTCAGCACCCGATGTTCAAGCACCAGGGGCACAACGGGGTGATCGTGTTCCAGCTTCTCGAGCACGGTGGCATCGGTGCTGTATCCGGTTTTGGTGCGACGTGATTTTTTGCGGTCCAGCCCGAGGGTGTTGAACAGCAGTTCACCGAGTTGCTTCGGGGAGGCGAGGTTGAAATCCACCTCTGCAACGTCTTTTGCTTTCGATTCCAGTTGTTCGAGAGTGGCACCGATCTCTGAGGAGAGACCCGCTAGGTAGGGCACGTCGATGCGAATCCCTGTGGCCTCCATCACCGCCAGCACGGGTTCAAGGGGCAGCTCAACATTGCTAAGCAAGTTTGGAAGTTGGGGGCCTAAGTCCTCGAGTTGTTTGTTGAGATCGATCGCCAGTTTGCGGGTGAGATGCACATCCATGCCGCAGTACTGAGCGGCTTGTTCCAGGGGAACTTCGGAGAACGTACTGGCCTTGCCGTCTTTGGCTTTGCCCACCAGATCACTGAACAGGGTGGGACGAATGCCGTAATCCCGCTCGGCCATCACATCCAGGCCATGTTTCGCAGCCGCATCCCTGAGGTAATCGGCCAGCAGGGTGTCCATGACGACACCAGCAAGCGGTAAGCCATGGCGCAACAGAATCAAACGGTCGTATTTGGCGTTTTGAAGGGCTTTTGGGTGCTCGCCACTGGCCAACCAAGGAGC contains the following coding sequences:
- a CDS encoding DUF2721 domain-containing protein, translating into MEFTTLQPESLSKAIQLSVSPVFLLAGIGALLNVLSARLARVADQARRLSESDATRDDFERRHCKRRMQHILRAISLLTCATLLLSIVVSAIFMGVIAQVDLTVIVAPLFITTMGMLTLASISFLLEVRLATEFVQRKF
- the cysS gene encoding cysteine--tRNA ligase — translated: MSSLRFTNTITRRTEPFLPLKPGEVSIYCCGVTVYDLCHLGHARSYINWDVLRRYLIWRGYVVTFVQNFTDIDDKILKRAAEESSSMDEVSERNIDAFHQDMDALGILRPDRMPRATRCLDSIRGLIAELEAKGAAYSADGDVYFAVMKHAGYGKLSGRDLSDQQDNAAGRVADAEEARKRHPFDFALWKRAKVDEPSFPSPWGDGRPGWHIECSAMVREELGDTIDIHLGGADLVFPHHENEIAQSEAANGTELARVWLHNGMVNVGGEKMSKSLGNFTTIRALLESGLSPMALRLFVLQAHYRKPLDFTPEALEAATTGWKGLNAALKLGEKHAAALGWGDQTALSVEAVSAGLSATGPFEELEQRFMAAMDDDLNSSGALAVLFDLARPLRGLANRLDRGDQPDQPANELSEQHTRWLVLRELAAVLGLRSETNDSKPSADGSVDAQAVEQAIADRKAAKQAKNYQEADRIRKALSDQGIELIDKPGGLTDWRML
- the polA gene encoding DNA polymerase I — translated: MSPTSDQPLLLLVDGHSLAFRSFYAFSKGGEGGLSTKDGIPTSVTYGFLKALLDNCKGLKPNSVTIAFDTAEPTFRHKADPNYKAHRDVAPDHFFQDLRQLQEILKTQLQLPLCLAPGFEADDVLGTLANRAAADGWSVRILSGDRDLFQLVDDSRNIAVLYMGGGPYAKSSGPTLIDEAGVQAKLGVAPTKVVELKALTGDSSDNIPGVKGVGPKTAISLLKDNDDLDGVYRALAEVEAEGPKASRGAIKGALKAKLANDKDNAYLSRHLAEILVDIPLPEEPKLDLGSVDGDGLSQRLEELELNSLIRQVPNFVATFSSGGLAANAHLLAKAEEPGPAKAEATTSAQPSGPEAASEAESEAKSSQTQPVLHPGLVQTLDQLKALLTQLMNCRDPLAPVALDTETTDLNPFRAQLVGIGVCWGPNTDDLAYIPVSHRGDPSPEQLPLETVLQAFAPWLASGEHPKALQNAKYDRLILLRHGLPLAGVVMDTLLADYLRDAAAKHGLDVMAERDYGIRPTLFSDLVGKAKDGKASTFSEVPLEQAAQYCGMDVHLTRKLAIDLNKQLEDLGPQLPNLLSNVELPLEPVLAVMEATGIRIDVPYLAGLSSEIGATLEQLESKAKDVAEVDFNLASPKQLGELLFNTLGLDRKKSRRTKTGYSTDATVLEKLEHDHPVVPLVLEHRVLSKLKSTYVDALPQLVEAETGRVHTDFNQAVTATGRLSSSNPNLQNIPVRTEFSRRIRKAFLPQDGWKLLSADYSQIELRILTHLSGEEVLQQAYRDGDDVHALTARLLLDKDEVSSDERRLGKTINFGVIYGMGAQRFARETGVSQSEAKDFLSKYKQRYPKVFAFLELQERLALSQGYVETILGRRRPFHFDRNGLGRLSGMDPLEINLEVARRGGMEAQQLRAAANAPIQGSSADIIKLAMVQLQAELESKHLPARLLLQVHDELVLEVDPTALNDIQQLVVQTMEKAIQLSVPLVVETGIGDNWMDAK